A genomic window from Sulfurospirillum multivorans DSM 12446 includes:
- a CDS encoding MBL fold metallo-hydrolase — translation MKFEFLGTADTGGIPLHQCHCAICEEARVKGVSNRSTSAYLTLDDGSVILFDAGYDLLCEMFNTTKIRAVFLTHFHADHCLGLLRLRKSVDSITCYIPSDEHGFGDLFLHKDSIDYLMLEPFSSIEIEGVKIVAVPLFHSKQTHGYVIFTCKGVVAYLTDCESIPEASLAYLKAQNIDHLFIDAAYTPWFESKKHLNWESAEAYIDEVSPQKGYLIHASCKTLLPLHVKKIKLKYPYIEKGFCLEV, via the coding sequence TTGAAATTTGAATTTTTAGGAACCGCCGATACGGGTGGCATTCCCCTGCATCAGTGTCATTGTGCCATTTGTGAAGAAGCGCGTGTGAAAGGGGTGAGCAATCGCTCGACGAGTGCTTATTTAACGCTAGACGATGGTAGTGTCATCCTCTTTGACGCGGGGTATGACCTTTTGTGTGAAATGTTCAATACGACGAAGATTCGCGCAGTTTTTCTGACCCATTTTCATGCCGATCACTGCTTGGGATTGCTTCGTTTACGAAAATCAGTGGATTCGATTACGTGCTATATTCCTAGCGACGAACACGGGTTTGGCGATCTTTTTCTGCATAAAGACTCCATTGATTACCTTATGCTTGAACCCTTTTCGTCCATTGAGATTGAGGGTGTTAAAATCGTTGCGGTACCGCTCTTTCACTCAAAACAAACGCATGGTTACGTGATCTTTACATGTAAAGGTGTTGTGGCATATTTGACCGATTGTGAGAGTATTCCTGAGGCATCGCTTGCGTATTTGAAAGCACAAAACATTGATCATCTCTTTATAGACGCGGCGTATACGCCGTGGTTTGAGTCGAAAAAGCATCTGAACTGGGAGAGTGCTGAGGCGTATATTGACGAGGTTTCCCCACAGAAGGGGTATCTGATTCATGCGAGTTGTAAAACCTTACTTCCTTTACATGTAAAAAAAATAAAGCTGAAATACCCTTACATTGAAAAGGGATTTTGCCTCGAGGTGTGA
- the motA gene encoding flagellar motor stator protein MotA: MDLTVILGMVIAITTISVGDIMEGGNPLHILHITSFIIVIPTAMAAAMTATPQEYVKGAFKEFKVIMKKSPVDFHARIKQIIDFAIIARRDGILALESHANIMEDEFFKKGLSMAVDGVEAHEIEETLEILIEQTEEYYHGSAHYWIHAGETCPVMGLIGAVLGLILALQKLDNPAEMAMGIGGAFTATVFGIAGSYIFLGPWGHKLKGKSKDIIKEKHVILAGILGISHGDNPRTLEMKLLNYLSPLEEKKSQFDKS, from the coding sequence ATGGACTTAACCGTCATTTTGGGCATGGTAATTGCCATTACCACCATTTCCGTGGGCGATATTATGGAAGGTGGAAATCCTCTTCATATTTTGCATATCACTTCCTTTATTATTGTTATTCCAACTGCGATGGCAGCCGCCATGACAGCAACGCCTCAAGAGTATGTCAAGGGTGCTTTCAAAGAGTTTAAAGTTATTATGAAAAAATCCCCTGTTGATTTTCATGCACGTATCAAACAAATTATTGATTTTGCCATTATCGCAAGACGCGATGGCATTTTAGCACTTGAATCACATGCCAACATCATGGAAGATGAGTTCTTTAAAAAAGGACTGAGTATGGCGGTAGATGGTGTCGAAGCCCATGAGATCGAAGAGACACTTGAAATTCTCATTGAACAAACCGAAGAGTATTACCATGGATCAGCGCATTATTGGATTCACGCCGGTGAGACGTGTCCTGTTATGGGACTCATTGGTGCGGTTTTGGGTCTTATTTTGGCACTTCAAAAACTAGACAACCCTGCTGAAATGGCGATGGGTATTGGTGGTGCGTTTACAGCAACGGTTTTTGGTATTGCAGGTTCCTACATCTTTCTAGGGCCTTGGGGGCATAAGCTCAAAGGAAAATCCAAAGATATTATTAAAGAAAAACATGTCATTTTAGCAGGAATTTTAGGCATTTCACATGGTGACAATCCTCGTACACTTGAGATGAAACTCCTCAATTATCTCTCTCCACTTGAAGAGAAAAAAAGCCAATTTGATAAATCATAA
- a CDS encoding TetR/AcrR family transcriptional regulator: MNDQKCCISTLFERLSGKAESRCQKIVDVAFRLFLDNGYEKVSMNDIVKEAGGSLATLYKHFGNKEQLLIYILEEKSEELFGEWGRRSHCYEGRLEEFLTEIGKLFFDVIRTEDAVLFHRLIISIGYIDETKLQKETILNLMMRPVFIIAEYLENEKKSGRIDVENTTLCAQQFLNALKDSFIFPRILGVEIDISEEAYLKASKQVVTIFCKGLLLK, encoded by the coding sequence ATGAATGATCAAAAATGTTGCATCAGTACTTTATTTGAACGATTAAGCGGAAAAGCAGAATCACGGTGTCAGAAAATTGTTGATGTTGCGTTTCGTCTTTTTTTGGATAATGGGTATGAGAAAGTCAGTATGAATGATATTGTCAAAGAAGCTGGTGGTTCACTAGCAACCTTGTACAAACATTTTGGAAACAAAGAACAGCTGTTGATTTATATCCTTGAGGAAAAGTCAGAAGAGCTATTTGGCGAATGGGGACGACGTAGCCACTGCTATGAAGGACGACTTGAAGAGTTTTTAACAGAGATTGGAAAGCTCTTTTTTGATGTGATTCGTACGGAAGATGCGGTACTGTTTCACCGTTTAATTATCTCTATTGGGTATATTGATGAAACGAAGTTGCAGAAGGAGACGATTTTAAATCTTATGATGCGCCCTGTATTTATTATTGCAGAGTATTTGGAAAATGAGAAAAAAAGTGGACGTATTGATGTTGAGAATACAACCTTATGTGCGCAACAATTTTTAAATGCCCTCAAAGATTCGTTTATCTTTCCACGCATCTTAGGCGTTGAGATTGATATTTCAGAAGAGGCGTATTTAAAAGCGTCAAAACAAGTAGTTACAATTTTTTGCAAAGGGTTACTACTTAAGTAA
- a CDS encoding efflux RND transporter periplasmic adaptor subunit, translating into MTKNRGYMTYATYALVATLGAFLVSGCSNESGNKAAGRPAMPPLSVATYKVVSNDVPVSLEYPAKVKSMQQVGIVARVSGVLEKKLFTEGSFVKAGDMLYQIDSDRYEALMQEAVADVGIKEATLKQATRDWDRTKVLFEQDAVSQKERDSALSAYESAGASLKASQAALKKATIDFNYTKVKATISGMTSLNAQDIGSYVGSSSDTMTLTTITQTDPVYVEFSLSDIELLKKRYLLGSGNWSNIAQAKLPVELSTPDGVKYDKKGTLDFLDSYVDSETSTIKARATFSNPSNILIPGLFVRVNVGGLVYKDAITIPQKALLQEAIGSFVYVAKEGKAEKVPIKAGTVHDDTYIIESGLHVNDLVITNNLTKLRPGSAVVVAEAKE; encoded by the coding sequence ATGACTAAAAACAGAGGATACATGACGTATGCCACATACGCATTAGTAGCGACATTGGGGGCTTTTTTGGTCTCAGGATGCTCAAATGAATCAGGTAATAAAGCAGCAGGAAGGCCTGCTATGCCACCTTTATCAGTTGCAACGTATAAAGTTGTCTCAAACGATGTGCCTGTCTCTTTGGAATACCCAGCAAAAGTGAAAAGTATGCAGCAAGTAGGCATCGTTGCACGTGTTAGCGGTGTTTTAGAGAAAAAACTCTTCACTGAAGGCAGTTTTGTCAAAGCGGGCGATATGCTGTATCAAATCGACTCGGATCGTTATGAAGCATTGATGCAAGAAGCCGTGGCAGATGTAGGTATTAAAGAAGCTACCCTCAAACAAGCCACACGCGATTGGGATCGAACGAAAGTGTTGTTTGAACAAGATGCCGTTTCTCAAAAAGAGAGAGATTCAGCCCTTTCAGCGTATGAATCAGCAGGCGCTTCACTTAAAGCTTCACAGGCGGCTCTTAAAAAAGCGACGATTGATTTCAACTATACAAAAGTAAAAGCGACCATCTCCGGGATGACCAGCCTTAATGCCCAAGATATTGGAAGTTATGTAGGATCAAGCAGTGACACGATGACACTTACGACCATTACTCAAACTGACCCCGTCTATGTTGAATTTTCTTTGTCCGACATTGAGCTTTTGAAAAAACGTTATCTGCTAGGCTCTGGAAATTGGAGCAATATTGCTCAAGCTAAACTACCTGTAGAGCTCAGCACTCCTGATGGTGTCAAATATGACAAAAAAGGAACGTTGGACTTTTTAGACAGTTATGTGGATAGTGAAACCTCTACGATTAAAGCACGTGCGACCTTTTCAAATCCAAGTAACATTCTCATTCCAGGACTTTTTGTACGTGTAAATGTCGGAGGTCTTGTGTATAAAGATGCTATTACGATTCCTCAAAAAGCGCTTTTACAAGAAGCTATTGGCTCGTTTGTTTATGTAGCCAAAGAGGGTAAGGCTGAAAAAGTGCCTATCAAAGCAGGAACCGTGCATGATGATACCTATATCATTGAGAGTGGTTTACATGTAAACGATCTTGTCATCACAAACAATCTAACCAAACTACGTCCAGGGTCTGCCGTTGTTGTTGCAGAAGCAAAGGAATAA
- the motB gene encoding flagellar motor protein MotB, producing MGKKCKKVVCEAGEKWAVPFADFFSLLLALFIALFAIASTNTEKMKALKEEFVKIYDYSAKPEEATPVMNMAVKSGEASKDQDKDKGNAGGSSAQLEEIARMAQMIEKMNIGEGSLEQKIDGAIIKLPTKMLFAQGSADIINSDSMLFLKRVSDIIAMLPKNVEVIVKGYTDTTPLPSGSKFQDNLELSTARANAVIRVLVRNGIAKDRLSSAGYGDTKPLASNDTAEGREKNGRVEFTMRISGPDGSAKKESILDTLNTINKKIE from the coding sequence GTGGGTAAAAAATGTAAAAAAGTAGTCTGTGAAGCTGGTGAAAAATGGGCAGTACCCTTTGCTGACTTTTTTAGCCTTTTACTTGCACTTTTCATTGCCCTCTTCGCCATTGCCTCAACCAATACCGAAAAAATGAAAGCCCTCAAAGAAGAGTTCGTCAAAATCTACGACTACAGCGCCAAACCTGAAGAGGCAACCCCTGTTATGAATATGGCGGTTAAATCAGGAGAAGCTTCCAAAGATCAAGATAAAGACAAAGGCAATGCGGGGGGAAGTTCTGCTCAACTTGAAGAGATTGCACGAATGGCTCAAATGATTGAGAAGATGAACATCGGCGAAGGCTCTTTGGAGCAAAAAATCGATGGTGCCATCATCAAACTTCCAACCAAAATGCTTTTTGCACAAGGTTCGGCTGACATTATCAACAGCGATTCCATGCTTTTCTTAAAACGTGTTTCCGACATTATCGCGATGCTTCCTAAAAATGTTGAAGTGATCGTCAAAGGCTACACCGACACAACGCCTCTTCCCAGTGGTTCTAAATTTCAAGACAATCTAGAACTTTCAACGGCTCGTGCAAACGCAGTCATTCGCGTGCTTGTTCGCAATGGCATTGCCAAAGATCGCTTAAGCTCCGCAGGATATGGTGACACCAAACCGCTTGCGAGCAATGACACCGCAGAAGGTCGTGAAAAAAATGGACGCGTTGAATTTACCATGCGCATCTCAGGACCGGATGGTTCGGCTAAAAAAGAGTCTATCTTAGACACACTCAATACGATCAATAAAAAAATAGAGTAG
- a CDS encoding bifunctional diguanylate cyclase/phosphohydrolase, whose amino-acid sequence MNTFSIIEQEIVEMFTTIIEEKDAYTAGHSKRVAMYSTKIAEAMGCSDDEQNRVYQAGLLHDIGKLLTPESILLKPRKFNRTEYAIIKNHSTDGEKMLSFISAFKPYMPLVRHHHEYFDGTGYPDGLKGDCIPFLSRIIAIADAFDAMTTNRIYKPRKSIASAIKELQKCSGTQFDPLIVGIATKVFSTYQELVFIHQLPESGVQEERFAYFYKDTLTSAYSGEYLSYFLHNNHTSKRFLCCYFIQLHHVHTYNQNFGWKLGDKLLSEVALRLKILFHTPFIFRIFGDDFVVLNALHVEIDEAQVKEKISVGFNGIDVSIKHFALKDFSLDAWENFENFLTHSQPCSIEDHHSKHN is encoded by the coding sequence GTGAATACTTTTTCGATCATTGAGCAAGAAATTGTGGAGATGTTCACAACCATTATTGAGGAAAAAGATGCCTATACTGCGGGCCATTCCAAACGGGTAGCCATGTATAGCACCAAAATTGCTGAAGCGATGGGTTGCAGTGACGATGAACAGAATAGGGTCTATCAAGCAGGATTGTTACATGATATTGGAAAACTTCTAACGCCTGAATCCATTTTACTTAAACCTCGAAAATTCAATCGTACTGAGTATGCTATCATTAAAAACCATTCAACCGATGGTGAAAAAATGCTCAGTTTTATCTCTGCTTTTAAACCGTATATGCCTCTTGTGCGCCACCATCATGAGTATTTTGACGGAACAGGGTATCCAGATGGGCTTAAAGGCGATTGTATACCGTTTCTCTCACGGATTATAGCAATTGCTGATGCTTTTGATGCAATGACAACGAACCGTATTTATAAACCACGCAAAAGTATCGCTAGTGCTATTAAAGAGCTGCAAAAGTGCAGTGGAACACAATTTGATCCTTTGATTGTGGGCATTGCGACAAAAGTTTTTAGTACCTATCAAGAGCTTGTATTTATACATCAATTACCCGAATCTGGTGTTCAAGAAGAGCGATTTGCTTATTTTTATAAAGACACATTGACCTCTGCTTACAGCGGAGAGTATCTTAGCTATTTTTTACATAACAATCATACAAGTAAACGCTTTTTGTGTTGCTATTTTATTCAACTGCATCATGTTCACACCTACAACCAAAATTTTGGCTGGAAACTAGGCGATAAACTGCTTAGCGAAGTTGCGCTGCGCTTAAAGATCCTCTTTCATACGCCGTTTATATTTCGAATTTTTGGCGATGACTTTGTAGTGCTCAATGCTTTACATGTAGAGATTGATGAAGCGCAAGTTAAGGAGAAAATTAGTGTTGGCTTTAATGGTATAGATGTCAGCATTAAGCATTTTGCTTTAAAAGATTTTAGCTTAGATGCCTGGGAAAATTTTGAAAACTTTCTAACGCACTCCCAACCATGTTCTATTGAAGATCATCATAGTAAGCATAATTAA
- a CDS encoding methyl-accepting chemotaxis protein, translated as MSLSKQLMTMLAIAILGIIAVFSIGLSKMDHVYQKTNTCNVNSLPSILLLGTLQQAMYNMRIVALQHLGSDDLKVKKDLEEKFKEHRKDFENANARYESFLSDEKDKELYEKEQEYFKKYIGVVEKLFVFSNEGKKDEIKKLMAETADIPKTLMKTTDEHMDYNQHLADIDAKDAIAEKNSASTMMIGLSILIAISVIIIGIMIRNNIMQGVSLIRDSISGFVHHKELKFRIQYGKNNEIQEIVNSFNSLVDTLEVIIDDVKRSSNENASVSHELSTTSMQIGRNAENSTVIVNNTIEEIVSIKKFVQETAILSEEMKKSIALAGDKLESAKKEVIMLKDEVELASEEETALAGQLEQMSRDAEQVKQILTVISDIADQTNLLALNAAIEAARAGDHGRGFAVVADEVRKLAERTQTSLTEINATINIIVQSIVNSSDKMTKNAQNVRRLASVSTNVEESIISTTSIMEESVKSVTISANNSNKIAKDTDKIVDLVTNINSITSENARSVEEIASAADHLSKLAENLNIKLGQFQ; from the coding sequence ATGAGTTTATCCAAACAGTTAATGACGATGCTTGCCATTGCCATTTTAGGAATTATCGCCGTTTTTAGTATTGGTTTGAGTAAAATGGATCATGTCTATCAAAAGACCAATACCTGCAATGTCAACTCACTGCCAAGTATTTTATTGCTTGGGACGTTACAACAAGCCATGTATAATATGAGAATAGTTGCCTTACAACATTTAGGTTCTGATGACTTAAAGGTAAAAAAAGATTTAGAAGAAAAATTCAAGGAGCATAGAAAAGATTTTGAAAACGCGAATGCGCGTTATGAGAGTTTTCTCTCCGATGAAAAAGACAAAGAGCTTTACGAAAAAGAACAAGAGTATTTTAAAAAATATATCGGCGTTGTTGAAAAACTCTTTGTCTTTTCCAATGAAGGCAAAAAAGATGAAATTAAAAAGCTTATGGCAGAAACAGCCGATATTCCTAAAACATTAATGAAAACAACCGATGAGCATATGGATTACAATCAGCATCTTGCTGACATAGATGCTAAAGATGCCATAGCTGAGAAGAATAGTGCTAGTACAATGATGATAGGTCTTTCAATCTTAATAGCTATCTCTGTGATTATCATTGGTATTATGATCCGCAACAACATTATGCAAGGCGTCTCACTTATCCGTGATAGTATCTCAGGCTTTGTGCATCATAAAGAGCTCAAGTTTAGAATCCAATACGGTAAAAACAATGAGATTCAAGAGATCGTTAATAGCTTTAATAGCTTGGTAGATACGTTAGAGGTGATTATTGATGATGTGAAACGCTCTTCCAATGAAAATGCTTCCGTTTCTCACGAACTCAGTACGACAAGTATGCAAATTGGGCGCAATGCAGAGAACAGTACGGTCATCGTTAATAACACGATTGAAGAGATCGTTTCCATTAAAAAGTTTGTTCAAGAAACTGCTATTCTCTCCGAAGAGATGAAAAAAAGTATTGCTTTAGCAGGCGATAAACTGGAATCGGCTAAAAAAGAGGTCATCATGCTAAAAGATGAAGTTGAACTGGCGAGTGAAGAAGAGACAGCACTTGCAGGACAATTAGAGCAGATGAGCAGAGATGCAGAGCAAGTCAAACAAATTCTAACGGTGATTTCCGATATTGCCGATCAAACCAATTTACTCGCACTTAATGCTGCGATTGAAGCGGCGCGTGCAGGAGATCATGGACGTGGCTTTGCTGTGGTCGCCGATGAAGTACGCAAGCTTGCAGAACGCACTCAAACCTCACTGACAGAGATTAATGCAACGATTAATATTATTGTCCAATCCATTGTCAACTCTTCGGATAAGATGACAAAGAATGCTCAAAATGTAAGACGACTCGCAAGCGTGTCAACGAATGTGGAAGAGAGCATTATCAGTACGACATCTATCATGGAAGAGAGTGTAAAATCTGTTACAATTAGTGCCAATAATTCCAATAAGATCGCAAAAGATACCGATAAGATTGTGGACCTTGTGACCAACATTAATTCGATTACGAGTGAGAATGCGAGAAGTGTGGAAGAGATCGCAAGTGCGGCCGATCATCTTTCGAAGTTGGCGGAAAATCTCAATATTAAACTTGGGCAATTTCAGTAA
- a CDS encoding ABC-F family ATP-binding cassette domain-containing protein, with translation MIQVTNLSKHFGAQTLFEPISFMLTKGNKIGFVGRNGSGKSTLFKILLGEEEADSGDILIPKNYTIGALRQHIEFTHKTVRAECASALQGDEVFDVYKIEKMLFGLGFLQDDLDKDPMSFSGGYQIRLNLVKLLATNPSLLLLDEPTNYLDIVSMRWLQTFLREFKGEIILITHDRDFMDAVTTHTMGLRRKSLMMIEGNSHKYYAKLEEDDERYLKTKANLDKKRAELEDFVTRQKARASKAVMAQSKAKQLEKMGEMDDLEEESNLSFSFNYKKTPAKILLDAHDVRFGYDPQKPLFQNLSFKLEKGKCLAIIGKNGKGKSTLLNVLAGELPLQHGSLNYHPETAFAHFGQTNIQRLNLKNNVMDEIYEVDPLLGITKVRAICGGMMFSGKMAEKEINILSGGERSRVMLGKIIATPANLLFLDEPTNHLDMYSIDSLCDAIKGFEGSTILVTHSEMMLRELADALIIFHHDKAEFFDGNYDEFLEKIGWEEESDVTPKKVVSNDYNESKKLRAKLIQERSSKLSPLKKQIEQCEATIMKLEEGMKTKNEALIACSSGNEIDELQRLSKELKSDEASLEKLYEQFETLHVNHDALFEAYETQLKNIQN, from the coding sequence ATGATTCAAGTCACTAATCTTTCCAAACACTTTGGGGCACAAACCCTTTTTGAACCTATCAGCTTTATGCTCACGAAAGGCAATAAAATAGGCTTTGTCGGACGCAATGGCTCTGGCAAATCCACCCTTTTCAAAATCCTTTTAGGCGAAGAGGAAGCCGATTCTGGAGATATTCTCATCCCTAAAAATTACACCATAGGCGCTCTTCGTCAGCATATCGAGTTTACCCATAAAACCGTACGCGCTGAGTGTGCTTCTGCGTTGCAAGGCGATGAAGTCTTTGATGTCTATAAGATTGAAAAGATGCTTTTTGGTTTGGGCTTTTTGCAAGATGATTTAGACAAAGATCCGATGAGTTTTTCGGGAGGCTATCAGATTCGTCTCAATCTTGTCAAACTGCTAGCGACCAACCCTTCCTTGCTTCTTCTCGACGAGCCGACCAACTACCTTGACATCGTCTCAATGCGCTGGCTTCAAACCTTTTTGAGAGAGTTTAAAGGTGAGATCATTCTCATCACCCACGATCGTGACTTTATGGACGCCGTTACCACGCACACGATGGGACTTCGTCGTAAAAGTTTGATGATGATTGAGGGCAACAGTCACAAGTACTACGCCAAACTCGAAGAGGATGATGAGCGTTACCTTAAAACCAAAGCCAATTTGGATAAAAAGCGTGCGGAACTCGAAGATTTTGTGACGCGCCAAAAAGCGCGTGCTTCCAAAGCGGTGATGGCGCAAAGCAAAGCCAAACAGCTTGAAAAAATGGGTGAAATGGATGATCTTGAAGAGGAGAGCAACCTCTCTTTTTCGTTTAACTACAAAAAAACACCTGCCAAAATCCTCCTCGATGCGCACGATGTCCGCTTTGGGTATGACCCCCAAAAGCCTCTGTTTCAAAACCTCTCCTTTAAACTTGAAAAAGGCAAATGCCTTGCGATCATCGGTAAAAACGGCAAAGGAAAATCAACCCTTCTCAACGTTTTAGCAGGCGAATTGCCCCTGCAACACGGAAGCTTGAACTATCATCCTGAGACTGCCTTTGCGCACTTTGGACAAACGAACATTCAACGACTCAATCTTAAAAATAACGTTATGGATGAAATTTACGAGGTTGACCCACTGCTAGGCATCACCAAAGTGCGTGCCATTTGTGGCGGTATGATGTTCAGTGGCAAGATGGCAGAAAAAGAGATCAACATTCTCTCAGGAGGGGAACGCAGTCGCGTCATGCTGGGCAAGATCATCGCTACACCTGCGAACCTCCTCTTTTTGGATGAACCAACCAACCACCTCGATATGTACTCCATAGACTCCTTGTGTGACGCGATCAAAGGCTTTGAAGGCTCGACCATTTTAGTCACGCACTCAGAGATGATGCTTCGAGAATTAGCCGATGCGCTTATCATCTTTCATCATGACAAAGCCGAGTTTTTTGATGGTAATTACGATGAATTTTTAGAGAAAATCGGTTGGGAAGAAGAGAGCGATGTGACACCTAAAAAAGTGGTTTCCAATGATTACAATGAAAGTAAAAAGCTTCGAGCCAAACTCATTCAAGAACGAAGCTCCAAACTCTCACCGCTTAAAAAACAGATCGAGCAGTGTGAAGCAACCATCATGAAGCTTGAAGAGGGAATGAAAACCAAAAATGAAGCACTCATCGCGTGTTCATCGGGTAATGAGATCGATGAATTGCAACGCCTCTCCAAAGAGCTCAAGAGCGATGAAGCATCGCTTGAAAAACTTTACGAGCAGTTTGAAACGTTACATGTAAACCATGACGCGCTTTTTGAAGCGTATGAAACGCAATTGAAAAACATTCAAAATTAG
- a CDS encoding helix-turn-helix domain-containing protein, with product MRKKFNDINISAVECSVEETKLFYQKIARKVQQIRKKRGLSQLELSYLIGFKSTSLVAGAEAGYSNIRFSLEHLYKIAKVLQVEVKEFFD from the coding sequence ATGAGAAAAAAATTTAATGATATTAATATTTCAGCAGTCGAGTGTAGCGTTGAAGAGACCAAACTCTTCTATCAAAAGATCGCCCGAAAGGTTCAGCAAATCCGAAAAAAAAGAGGGTTGAGCCAACTGGAACTCTCCTACCTCATAGGCTTCAAATCAACATCGCTCGTAGCAGGTGCAGAAGCTGGGTACAGCAATATCCGCTTTTCGTTAGAGCACCTCTATAAAATTGCCAAAGTATTGCAAGTAGAGGTTAAAGAGTTTTTTGACTAA